In one Oryza glaberrima chromosome 2, OglaRS2, whole genome shotgun sequence genomic region, the following are encoded:
- the LOC127763739 gene encoding protein MONOCULM 1-like — protein MLLCGRADDDPPCPDAAHADAHDMLGSSSARDRGGGDDAEASEQPQPQPQPPLSPRAGGGEARGLVLACADLVHRGDLDGARRVAEAVLAAADPRGEAGDRLAHHFARALLALRGGGKGGHGGGVVPSSAAYLAYIKIAPFLRFAHLTANQAILEAAAAADAGGAHRRVLHIVDLDAAHGVQWPPLLQAIADRADPAVGPPPEVRLTGAGTDRDVLLRTGDRLRAFSSSLNLPFRFHPLILPCTAELAADPTAALELHPDETLAVNCVLFLHKLGGDGELAAFLRWVKSMNPAVVTIAEREGVLGGDVDDDNVPDELPRRVAAAMDYYSSVFDALEATVPPASADRLAVEQEILSREIDAAVAAPGAGGGGRARDFDAWASAARAAGLAPRPLSAFAASQARLLLRLHYPSEGYKADDDGGRGACFLRWQQRPLMSVSSWQPQP, from the coding sequence ATGCTACTCTGTGGCAGAGCAGACGATGATCCGCCATGTCCGGATGCCGCCCACGCTGACGCCCACGACATGCTCGGCTCATCATCAGCTCGcgatcgaggcggcggcgatgacgccgAGGCCTCcgagcagccgcagccgcagccgcagccgccattgtcgccgcgcgcggggggcggcgaggcgagggggCTCGTGCTCGCGtgcgccgacctcgtccaccggGGGGACCTCGACGGggcgcgccgcgtcgccgaagccgtgctcgccgccgccgacccacGCGGCGAGGCTGGCGACCGCCTCGCCCACCACTTCGCCCGCGCGCTCCTCGCTCTCCGCGGAGGAGGCAAGGGTggtcatggcggcggcgtggtgccgtcgtcggcggcgtacCTGGCGTACATCAAGATCGCGCCGTTCCTGCGGTTCGCGCACCTGACGGCGAACCAGGCGAtcctggaggcggcggcggcagcggacgccggcggcgcgcaccGGCGCGTGCTGCACATCGTCGACCTCGACGCGGCGCACGGCGTGCAGTGGCCGCCGCTCCTGCAGGCCATCGCCGACCGCGCCGACCCCGCCGTCGGCCCGCCGCCCGAGGTGAggctcaccggcgccggcaccgACCGCGACGTGCTCCTCCGCACCGGCGACCGCCTCCGCGCCTTCTCGAGCTCCCTCAACCTCCCCTTCCGCTTCCACCCCCTCATACTCCCCTGcaccgccgagctcgccgccgacccgaCCGCCGCCCTGGAGTTGCACCCGGACGAGACGCTGGCCGTCAACTGCGTGCTGTTCCTTCAcaagctcggcggcgacggagagctCGCCGCCTTCCTCAGGTGGGTCAAGTCCATGAACCCCGCCGTGGTGACCATCGCCGAGAGAGAAGGAGTCCTCGGAGgtgacgtcgacgacgacaacgtcCCGGACGAGCTgccgcggcgggtggcggcggcgatggactaCTACTCGTCGGTGTTCGACGCGCTGGAGGCCAcggtgccgccggcgagcgcggacCGGCTGGCGGTGGAGCAGGAGATCCTCAGCCGGGAGatcgacgcggcggtggcggcgcccggcgccggcggcggcgggcgcgctcGCGACTTCGACGCGTGGGCgtctgccgcgcgcgccgcgggccTCGCGCCGCGACCGCTGAGCGCGTTCGCGGCGTCGCaggcgcggctgctgctgcggctgcacTACCCGTCGGAGGGGTAcaaggccgacgacgacggcggccgcggcgcctgCTTCCTCCGGTGGCAGCAGCGGCCGCTCATGTCGGTGTCGTCGTGGCAGCCGCAGCCATAG